One Obesumbacterium proteus DNA window includes the following coding sequences:
- the rfaQ gene encoding lipopolysaccharide core heptosyltransferase RfaQ, protein MDKQYKRILVIKLRFHGDMLLTTPVISTLKLNYPDAKIDVLLYEDTMPILSENPEVNALYGIKNKKTSTIEKLQNAAKTIGLLRKNNYDLVINLTDQWPVAFIVKCLQTKNKISLQFSHRKSIFWTHCFSESVEPNGTHIVEWNLSALAPLRLQKIITETKMSYQPEHWHTIQQRLSENGVDSQHYVVIQPTARQMFKCWDEEKFAEVIDSLESRGFSVVLTSGPSADDIACVTKIKENCKIKPVTALAGKTSFPELAALIDHASLLIGVDSAPMHIAAALKTPIICLFGATDHRFWRPWSDNFIMFWAGDYQPMPTRDNLDRHRKYLSCIPASDVIEATEKLLKDSSDELLPKDSE, encoded by the coding sequence GTGGATAAACAATATAAAAGAATACTCGTTATCAAGCTTCGGTTTCATGGAGACATGCTGCTGACAACTCCGGTCATCAGTACGCTAAAGCTAAACTATCCAGATGCTAAAATCGATGTCTTATTATATGAAGACACTATGCCAATTCTTTCGGAAAATCCTGAGGTTAATGCGCTTTACGGGATAAAAAATAAAAAAACCTCGACGATTGAAAAACTACAAAATGCAGCGAAGACGATTGGTTTGTTGAGAAAGAATAATTACGACTTAGTGATTAACCTGACAGATCAGTGGCCGGTCGCTTTTATAGTTAAGTGTTTGCAGACAAAAAATAAAATTTCGTTGCAGTTTAGCCACCGAAAATCGATCTTTTGGACTCACTGCTTTAGTGAGTCCGTCGAGCCTAACGGTACGCATATTGTAGAGTGGAATTTGTCTGCGCTTGCTCCACTTAGGTTGCAAAAAATAATCACTGAAACAAAGATGAGCTATCAGCCCGAGCATTGGCATACCATCCAGCAGCGGCTCTCTGAGAATGGTGTAGATAGCCAGCATTATGTTGTTATTCAGCCGACAGCTCGCCAGATGTTTAAATGCTGGGATGAAGAAAAATTCGCAGAGGTTATTGATTCATTAGAATCTCGTGGGTTTAGCGTGGTTCTCACTTCTGGGCCAAGCGCTGATGACATTGCCTGTGTAACTAAGATCAAAGAAAACTGCAAAATAAAACCTGTTACGGCGTTAGCCGGCAAAACATCGTTCCCCGAGCTCGCGGCTCTGATCGATCACGCTTCTCTGTTAATTGGCGTTGACTCTGCGCCGATGCACATTGCTGCTGCACTGAAAACGCCGATCATTTGCCTATTTGGCGCCACCGATCACCGCTTCTGGCGTCCGTGGAGTGATAATTTCATTATGTTTTGGGCTGGTGACTATCAACCAATGCCTACGCGAGACAATTTGGATCGCCATCGCAAATACCTATCCTGTATCCCTGCAAGCGACGTCATTGAGGCTACAGAAAAGCTTCTGAAGGATAGCTCAGATGAACTCCTGCCTAAGGATAGCGAATGA
- a CDS encoding glycosyltransferase family 25 protein, producing the protein MGIPVYIVSLRRDIDRRAKIAADLTRIGVEFIFFDAVDAKDECNLQTLGAMKSSGDGGSMTNGELACTLSHQHIYQKMVTQEIEWAIILEDDVVVDNRFKSLWMSLNQGEYKKLSHDKLYLLGGQKGLHEYPVLATSIISKLKVGEIDFRRINYNINKIRRTCCYLLSNSMAKDLLALTESYGTYRADSWKIMYNRGVIKDFYLSEIISHPIVNDFNSHLESERSLISVKKVKRTKFQKTMKLLRSWIKVGFFSLLR; encoded by the coding sequence ATGGGCATTCCCGTCTATATAGTTTCATTACGTAGAGATATTGATAGAAGAGCTAAGATAGCTGCTGATTTGACTCGTATCGGTGTTGAGTTCATTTTTTTTGACGCTGTTGATGCAAAGGATGAATGTAACCTCCAAACTCTCGGTGCCATGAAGAGTTCAGGTGATGGCGGTTCTATGACGAATGGCGAGCTAGCATGTACTTTAAGTCATCAACACATTTATCAGAAAATGGTGACTCAAGAAATTGAGTGGGCAATTATCCTTGAGGATGATGTTGTCGTTGATAATAGATTCAAATCCCTCTGGATGTCTCTTAATCAGGGAGAGTATAAAAAACTATCTCATGATAAACTTTACCTTCTTGGCGGGCAAAAAGGGTTGCACGAATATCCTGTGCTGGCCACAAGCATTATAAGTAAATTGAAGGTTGGAGAAATAGACTTTAGGCGTATAAATTATAATATTAATAAAATAAGAAGAACATGTTGTTATTTACTTAGTAATTCTATGGCTAAGGATCTATTGGCACTAACGGAAAGTTATGGAACATACCGTGCCGATAGTTGGAAGATTATGTATAACCGAGGGGTTATCAAAGATTTTTATCTCTCTGAAATTATAAGCCACCCTATCGTCAATGATTTTAACAGTCACCTTGAGAGCGAGAGGTCTTTGATTTCGGTAAAGAAAGTAAAAAGAACTAAATTTCAGAAAACGATGAAACTGCTTCGCTCTTGGATAAAAGTTGGTTTCTTTTCATTGCTTAGATAG
- a CDS encoding glycosyltransferase family 4 protein, with product MNIAFCLYKYFPFGGLQRDFLRIALACQARGHHIRVYAMSWEGERPADFEYIQVPTRSHSNHGRNKEYSDWVTHDLQVNPADIVVGFNKMPGLDYYYAADVCYAEKVAQEKGFVYRLTSRYKHYAEFERAVFSNESHAELLMLTGKQIADFKRHYQTAPERFHIVPPGISLDRKYDHRPANIREDFRQRNAIADDELLVLQVGSDFKRKGVDRTLRAIAALPMATKAKTKLIVVGQDKPKRYQALAAKLGILSQVQFYSGRDDIPELMAAADVLMHPAYQESAGIVLIEAIAAGLPVITTETCGYAHHVASADCGVVISEPFEQNQLNEVLARGLDNKKLRETWSEHAKAYADKEDLYSLPERAADLILGGKND from the coding sequence ATGAATATTGCGTTCTGTTTATATAAATATTTTCCGTTTGGCGGATTACAGCGCGATTTTCTACGTATTGCACTGGCATGTCAGGCTCGTGGTCATCATATCCGTGTTTATGCGATGTCATGGGAAGGTGAACGACCAGCGGATTTCGAATATATCCAAGTGCCAACTCGTTCACATTCTAACCACGGCCGAAATAAAGAATACAGTGATTGGGTAACACACGATTTACAGGTAAATCCAGCGGATATCGTGGTCGGTTTTAACAAGATGCCGGGGCTTGATTATTACTATGCTGCAGACGTGTGTTATGCCGAAAAAGTGGCACAGGAAAAAGGATTTGTATACCGACTAACTTCACGTTATAAGCACTATGCCGAGTTTGAGCGCGCGGTATTTTCAAATGAGAGCCACGCTGAGTTGCTAATGCTGACCGGCAAGCAAATTGCGGATTTCAAACGACATTATCAAACGGCGCCTGAGCGTTTTCATATTGTTCCGCCAGGAATATCTTTAGATAGAAAATATGATCACCGTCCAGCTAATATTCGCGAAGATTTTCGTCAGCGCAATGCTATTGCTGATGATGAATTGCTGGTGCTACAGGTGGGTTCTGATTTTAAACGCAAAGGCGTTGATCGAACGCTGCGTGCAATCGCTGCATTGCCAATGGCGACTAAGGCAAAGACAAAGCTCATTGTTGTAGGGCAAGACAAGCCTAAGCGTTATCAGGCGCTCGCCGCGAAGCTGGGTATTTTATCTCAGGTTCAGTTCTACTCTGGTCGAGATGATATCCCTGAGTTAATGGCTGCTGCAGATGTATTAATGCACCCTGCGTATCAAGAGTCCGCGGGTATCGTTTTAATTGAGGCGATTGCGGCTGGGTTGCCAGTTATTACGACAGAAACTTGCGGCTATGCTCATCATGTTGCTAGCGCTGATTGTGGAGTGGTGATTTCTGAACCATTCGAACAAAATCAGCTAAATGAAGTTTTAGCGCGTGGGCTAGATAACAAAAAATTGAGAGAAACATGGTCCGAACACGCCAAAGCGTATGCGGATAAAGAAGATCTGTATAGCTTGCCAGAAAGAGCGGCAGACCTCATTCTAGGTGGTAAAAATGATTGA
- the rfaY gene encoding lipopolysaccharide core heptose(II) kinase RfaY: protein MINSTRRKGFSLYFKGSGNKYIEIFDDVISYNFKTIKVLRNIDDTKVSLIETKYGRYVLKIFSPKNKKYERFFKSFIKGDYYKNLILQTDRVRAAGITFPNDFYLLAERKIFNYASLFIMLIEYVEGTELNDLPLVTDAIKTEIKTSMEQLHAAGMLSGDPHKGNFIVSPNGVRIIDLSGKHCNAQRMAQDRMAMARHLGIENEIKDIGYYTVVYKNKLRNFIKKLKGKKTK from the coding sequence ATGATAAATAGTACACGCCGTAAAGGATTTTCATTATATTTTAAGGGTTCAGGAAATAAATACATTGAAATTTTTGATGATGTTATTTCTTATAATTTTAAAACAATAAAAGTCCTTAGGAATATCGATGATACAAAAGTCTCTTTAATAGAAACGAAGTATGGACGATATGTTCTAAAGATTTTTTCTCCTAAAAATAAAAAATATGAGCGATTTTTCAAATCTTTTATTAAAGGTGATTATTATAAAAATCTCATTCTGCAAACAGATCGAGTTAGAGCTGCAGGCATAACATTTCCCAACGATTTTTATTTATTAGCTGAGCGCAAGATATTTAACTATGCAAGTTTATTTATCATGCTGATAGAATATGTTGAAGGGACTGAGTTAAATGATCTTCCATTAGTTACTGATGCAATAAAAACAGAAATAAAAACTTCTATGGAACAATTACATGCTGCGGGTATGTTATCTGGTGATCCGCATAAAGGTAATTTTATTGTTAGTCCAAATGGTGTAAGGATTATTGATCTTTCGGGGAAGCATTGTAATGCTCAGCGAATGGCTCAAGACCGCATGGCGATGGCTAGGCATCTAGGTATTGAAAATGAGATAAAAGATATTGGTTATTATACTGTAGTATATAAAAATAAGTTGCGTAACTTTATCAAAAAACTGAAAGGTAAAAAAACAAAATAA
- the rfaP gene encoding lipopolysaccharide core heptose(I) kinase RfaP, which yields MIELKEPLTTLWKGKDPFVEVEKLQGEVFRALETRKTLRFSLAEKSYFIKIHYGTTLKEVLKNLISFRIPVLGADREWKAIHRLYQLDVDTMKGIGFGQMGANPLTRKSFIITEDLAPTISLEDYCADWAQTPPDFRIKRMLIKRLATMVRKMHRGGVNHRDCYICHFLLHLPFDGDESQLKLSVIDLHRSQIRDNVPKRWRDKDLIGLYFSSSNIGLSKKDIFYFLKIYFDAPLRQTLMQERELLEKAITKSEKIKERTIRKSL from the coding sequence ATGATTGAGTTAAAAGAGCCCTTAACCACATTGTGGAAGGGAAAAGATCCTTTTGTTGAAGTAGAGAAACTTCAAGGGGAGGTTTTTCGTGCTTTGGAGACTCGTAAAACGCTTCGTTTTTCTTTAGCAGAGAAATCATATTTTATTAAAATTCACTATGGCACGACGCTAAAGGAAGTTTTGAAAAATCTGATTTCTTTCCGTATCCCTGTATTAGGTGCCGATCGTGAGTGGAAAGCGATTCATCGTTTGTACCAATTAGACGTTGATACCATGAAAGGCATTGGCTTTGGCCAAATGGGAGCCAACCCGCTGACGCGGAAGTCTTTTATTATTACTGAAGATTTGGCCCCGACAATTAGCCTAGAGGATTATTGTGCTGATTGGGCGCAAACTCCCCCTGATTTTCGTATCAAGCGCATGTTAATTAAACGATTAGCAACGATGGTGAGGAAGATGCACCGTGGTGGTGTAAATCATCGCGATTGTTATATTTGCCATTTCTTGCTTCATTTGCCTTTCGATGGCGATGAAAGCCAGCTCAAACTATCGGTTATCGACTTACACCGATCGCAGATCCGTGACAATGTACCGAAGCGTTGGAGAGATAAAGATCTGATTGGTTTATATTTTTCATCATCCAATATTGGTTTAAGTAAAAAAGATATTTTTTATTTTCTTAAAATTTATTTTGATGCCCCGTTACGCCAAACATTAATGCAAGAGCGGGAATTGCTAGAAAAAGCGATTACTAAGTCTGAAAAAATCAAAGAACGTACTATACGCAAATCGCTATGA
- a CDS encoding O-antigen ligase family protein, whose amino-acid sequence MNFNISRLGAVRFCEYLIVFLYLIGLIFIPITPHVTNKIINLAGVLSIVLVIFNLKRYFRKDNSILFFAIIILGILNLAWYNFYKTPVVIYKNAYRGYLEVGKMTLFSSFSFLIMSSCFIGNKFKIQLLLSSLAQVLILSRAFYQGIYLDVSRIPLSAMDGNAGQMGAATVAAYMITFSAIYFSLVILRSELKYKMPVFYFNFILTFCALIMTGTRAAIFTYPIVTFVLLVIEYRRHKVYLVKAMCFILILLLVSSLVFKNEIKKRIDAIGSDIVLFKKDNSMSSIGARFSMIQAGFKSSPMDLSWQSLEERGQKILTLSKDDEKYKGATLYSDVHMHNEVIEALSTKGIFGVITLFFFYCSLVWYCIKTKKYLLLAFPMTMVLFGLSDVIIHAKPIPASWIITLYLSILLLNDVPKKNERKILNV is encoded by the coding sequence ATGAACTTTAATATATCAAGGCTAGGTGCAGTACGGTTTTGTGAGTATTTAATTGTCTTCCTATATCTTATTGGATTAATATTTATACCTATAACCCCCCATGTCACAAATAAAATAATCAATCTCGCTGGAGTGTTATCAATAGTGTTGGTAATTTTCAACTTGAAGCGATATTTTAGAAAGGATAACTCAATCTTATTTTTTGCTATTATAATTTTAGGCATTCTAAATCTGGCATGGTATAATTTTTATAAAACACCTGTTGTTATATATAAAAATGCTTATAGAGGATATCTTGAAGTCGGTAAAATGACTTTATTTAGTTCCTTTTCTTTTTTAATAATGAGCTCATGTTTTATCGGTAATAAATTTAAAATTCAGTTATTATTATCTAGCCTTGCACAGGTACTTATCCTTTCTAGGGCTTTTTATCAAGGTATTTATCTTGATGTTTCGAGAATTCCTTTATCAGCCATGGATGGAAATGCAGGGCAGATGGGAGCTGCAACAGTTGCAGCTTACATGATAACGTTTTCTGCGATATATTTTTCTTTAGTTATTCTTCGGTCAGAATTAAAATATAAAATGCCAGTTTTTTATTTTAATTTCATTCTTACTTTTTGCGCATTAATAATGACGGGTACTCGGGCGGCTATCTTTACGTACCCTATTGTTACTTTTGTATTGTTAGTCATTGAGTATCGGAGGCATAAGGTATATTTAGTAAAAGCTATGTGCTTTATTTTGATTTTACTATTGGTATCTAGTCTTGTTTTTAAAAATGAAATAAAAAAACGTATTGATGCTATAGGTAGTGATATTGTCCTTTTCAAGAAAGATAATAGTATGTCATCTATTGGGGCAAGATTCTCAATGATTCAAGCTGGCTTTAAATCATCACCAATGGATTTATCTTGGCAATCGTTAGAGGAACGTGGACAGAAAATACTTACTCTAAGTAAGGACGATGAAAAATATAAAGGCGCAACACTTTATTCAGATGTTCATATGCATAATGAGGTTATTGAGGCTCTATCGACAAAAGGAATTTTTGGGGTAATAACTTTATTCTTTTTTTACTGTTCTCTTGTTTGGTATTGTATTAAGACGAAAAAATATTTGCTTCTAGCTTTCCCAATGACAATGGTCTTGTTTGGTCTAAGCGATGTAATTATCCATGCGAAACCGATTCCAGCCTCATGGATAATTACGCTCTACTTATCTATATTACTTTTAAATGATGTGCCGAAAAAAAACGAAAGGAAAATACTTAACGTTTAG
- the waaA gene encoding lipid IV(A) 3-deoxy-D-manno-octulosonic acid transferase yields the protein MLQTLYTILLYLIQPLIWIRLWMRGRKAPAYRKRWAERYGFCSNKMLSGGIMLHSVSVGETLAAIPLVRALRHRYPTLPITVTTMTPTGSERVQSAFGKDVQHVYLPYDLPGSINRFLDRVNPKLVLIMETELWPNLITALNKRQIPLVIANARLSARSAKGYAKLGGFIRDILRRITLIAAQNQEDGERFISLGLKPSQLAVTGSLKFDISVTPQLAAKAVTLRRQWAPHRQVWIATSTHEGEEDILIDAHKQLLEHFPELLLILVPRHPERFNDAIKLTQQAGLSYITRSSGEIPSAKTQVVIGDTMGELMLLYGIADLAFVGGSLVERGGHNPLEPAAHAIPVLMGPHTINFKDICARLEQADGLITVTDAASLVKEITTLLTDEDYRSYYGRHAVEVLYQNQGALQKLLHLLEPYLPVKNH from the coding sequence ATGCTTCAAACGCTTTACACCATACTGCTTTACCTAATCCAGCCGCTCATTTGGATCAGATTGTGGATGCGTGGTCGTAAAGCTCCTGCCTACAGAAAGCGTTGGGCGGAGCGATATGGCTTTTGCTCAAACAAAATGCTTTCCGGTGGGATCATGTTGCACTCTGTTTCCGTAGGGGAGACGCTGGCCGCGATCCCGTTAGTTAGAGCCCTGCGCCATCGCTATCCAACGTTACCCATCACGGTAACCACGATGACGCCAACAGGCTCCGAGCGCGTGCAATCAGCGTTTGGCAAAGATGTTCAGCATGTCTACTTGCCTTATGATCTTCCAGGTTCAATTAACCGCTTTCTAGACCGTGTTAATCCAAAGTTAGTTCTCATTATGGAAACCGAACTTTGGCCAAACTTGATAACCGCGCTTAATAAACGCCAGATACCGCTTGTTATTGCCAACGCACGTTTGTCTGCCCGCTCGGCAAAAGGTTATGCAAAACTTGGCGGCTTTATTCGCGATATCTTGCGCCGCATCACACTGATAGCCGCACAGAATCAAGAAGACGGTGAACGTTTTATCTCTTTGGGACTAAAACCATCCCAACTGGCAGTCACTGGCAGTTTAAAGTTCGATATTTCCGTAACACCACAGCTCGCCGCTAAAGCGGTGACACTCCGACGCCAATGGGCACCCCATCGTCAAGTCTGGATTGCAACAAGCACCCACGAAGGCGAAGAAGACATTTTGATTGATGCTCACAAGCAGCTGCTAGAGCATTTCCCTGAGCTGTTACTCATTCTTGTCCCACGCCACCCTGAACGTTTCAACGACGCCATTAAGCTCACGCAGCAAGCAGGTCTAAGCTACATCACGCGTTCATCCGGTGAAATTCCCTCGGCCAAAACTCAAGTCGTTATTGGCGATACGATGGGCGAACTCATGTTGCTATATGGCATCGCCGACCTTGCCTTTGTGGGTGGAAGCTTAGTTGAACGAGGGGGGCATAATCCGCTGGAACCAGCGGCGCACGCAATCCCTGTTCTTATGGGCCCACATACCATCAACTTTAAAGATATCTGTGCCAGACTAGAACAGGCTGATGGTTTAATTACCGTGACAGATGCAGCGTCTTTGGTAAAAGAAATCACAACACTGTTAACTGATGAAGATTACCGTAGTTACTATGGCCGCCACGCCGTTGAAGTGCTATATCAGAATCAGGGTGCATTACAGAAATTATTACACCTGCTTGAACCTTATCTTCCCGTAAAGAACCATTGA
- a CDS encoding glycosyltransferase family 8 protein produces MTTISSGITKVIQAGNISQSAYSETLEIAYGVDKIFLFGAAISMQSIALYNSNVALNFHVFTDYVDDDYIKRVDEFTKKNVNITVSIYLVSEELAKTFPSAKQWSYATFFRFVAFQYLSETCGKLLYIDADVICKGKLTGLLDIDLTADKFAAVIKDVPFMQDKPAKRLNLPGLPGNYFNAGVMFLKLAEWKKRDLMSIAIKMLADDPLHLKYKCLDQDILNILLFEHCLFISNDYDCFYGVDYELENKNNYDYEKVITEDTKLIHYVGVTKPWHDWVDYPCQKYFFDAYRSSCWSDIPLLTAAGEKQFMMKSRHHWRNRHYFSSIMSFAKYRVMKYIRKFNGN; encoded by the coding sequence ATGACTACAATATCTTCTGGTATTACTAAAGTTATTCAAGCTGGCAATATTAGCCAAAGCGCATACTCTGAAACATTAGAAATCGCTTATGGAGTTGATAAGATATTTTTATTTGGCGCTGCAATTTCGATGCAATCTATCGCTCTATATAATTCTAATGTTGCACTAAATTTTCATGTATTTACAGATTATGTAGATGATGATTATATTAAAAGAGTTGATGAGTTTACTAAGAAAAACGTAAATATTACAGTCTCAATCTATCTAGTCTCTGAAGAATTAGCTAAAACTTTCCCAAGTGCAAAGCAGTGGTCTTATGCAACATTTTTCCGCTTTGTTGCTTTCCAATATCTCAGCGAAACTTGTGGAAAATTGTTGTATATAGATGCTGATGTAATATGTAAAGGAAAACTCACGGGGCTTCTAGATATAGATTTAACTGCAGATAAATTTGCTGCCGTTATCAAAGATGTTCCCTTCATGCAGGATAAACCAGCCAAAAGATTAAATCTGCCGGGACTGCCGGGAAATTATTTCAATGCTGGAGTTATGTTTCTCAAACTTGCAGAGTGGAAGAAACGTGACTTGATGAGTATTGCAATTAAAATGCTTGCAGATGACCCATTACACCTAAAATATAAATGCTTAGATCAAGACATTCTCAATATATTACTGTTTGAACACTGTCTTTTTATAAGTAATGATTATGACTGTTTTTATGGTGTTGATTACGAATTAGAGAATAAAAATAATTATGATTATGAAAAAGTAATTACAGAGGATACAAAATTAATCCATTATGTTGGTGTGACTAAACCATGGCATGATTGGGTTGATTATCCTTGCCAAAAATATTTCTTTGATGCTTATCGTTCATCGTGTTGGAGTGATATTCCGTTACTCACTGCTGCTGGTGAAAAACAGTTCATGATGAAGAGTCGACACCATTGGAGAAATAGACATTACTTTTCTTCAATTATGTCTTTTGCTAAGTATAGAGTTATGAAATATATTAGGAAGTTTAATGGTAATTAG
- the coaD gene encoding pantetheine-phosphate adenylyltransferase → MEKRAIYPGTFDPMTNGHLDLVTRAANMFDHVILAIAASPSKKPMFSLEERVALATQVTAHLPNVEVLGFSELMAHFAQHQNANILVRGLRAVSDFEYEMQLANMNRHLMPTLESVFLMPSKEWSFISSSLVKEVARHGGDIAPFVPEIIAQALSEKLI, encoded by the coding sequence ATGGAAAAGCGCGCCATCTATCCCGGTACTTTTGATCCGATGACTAACGGTCATTTAGATTTAGTGACTCGTGCCGCTAACATGTTTGATCACGTTATTCTTGCGATTGCAGCTAGCCCAAGTAAAAAACCGATGTTCAGCTTAGAAGAACGGGTCGCCTTAGCAACGCAGGTGACGGCTCATCTGCCTAATGTGGAAGTTTTAGGGTTTAGCGAACTCATGGCGCATTTTGCTCAGCATCAAAATGCCAATATTTTGGTTCGTGGCCTCAGAGCTGTTTCTGATTTTGAATATGAAATGCAGCTCGCAAATATGAACCGTCATTTGATGCCGACGCTGGAAAGCGTGTTTCTCATGCCCTCCAAAGAATGGTCGTTTATCTCGTCATCTTTGGTGAAGGAAGTTGCTCGCCACGGTGGAGATATCGCGCCTTTCGTGCCTGAGATAATTGCTCAGGCACTGAGTGAGAAACTTATCTAG
- the waaO gene encoding lipopolysaccharide 3-alpha-galactosyltransferase — protein MFFHEEQYIKDVITYIGNKPDDSSQYQNIAYGTDKNFLFGCAVSITSFLINNSELKFNFHVFTDSFSESDREKFKALAEQYKTNISIYLVNADSLKSLPENKLWTYAIYFRFIIADYFSGKLERIAYIDSDVVCNGSIQELVHLPLNGAVVAAVTERDEKWWLQRAEVLGNNLIAKGYFNTGVLVIDLAEWQALDVSMQAMKSLNDSDIRSKLTYYDQDVLNIILAGRVLFLDKKYNTQFSLNYELKKNCKSPVDENTVLIHYIGPTKPWHEWAQYETTALFIKAKKMSPWCDDKLMLPTNTSQNRYGAKHSFHQGLYLKGIRFYIKYFLLKIKG, from the coding sequence ATGTTTTTCCATGAAGAGCAGTACATCAAGGACGTCATAACATATATTGGTAATAAACCTGACGATAGCAGCCAATATCAGAATATTGCTTACGGTACGGATAAAAATTTTTTGTTTGGCTGTGCAGTATCAATCACGTCATTTCTTATCAATAATTCAGAGCTAAAGTTTAATTTCCATGTGTTTACCGACTCTTTTTCTGAGAGCGATAGAGAAAAATTTAAAGCATTAGCCGAGCAATATAAAACGAATATCTCTATTTACCTCGTTAATGCAGATAGTTTAAAATCTCTGCCGGAAAATAAGCTTTGGACATATGCTATTTACTTTAGATTCATTATTGCTGATTATTTTAGCGGGAAGTTAGAGCGCATTGCATATATTGATTCTGATGTTGTATGCAATGGTTCAATACAAGAACTTGTTCATCTCCCTCTGAATGGCGCTGTGGTTGCTGCAGTTACCGAGCGTGATGAGAAGTGGTGGCTTCAACGTGCTGAGGTGTTAGGGAATAATCTGATCGCCAAAGGGTATTTTAATACGGGTGTCTTGGTGATTGACCTAGCTGAATGGCAAGCACTTGATGTTAGCATGCAGGCTATGAAGTCATTAAACGATAGTGATATAAGAAGCAAACTGACTTATTACGATCAAGATGTGCTCAATATAATCCTGGCTGGGCGGGTACTGTTCCTAGATAAGAAATACAATACACAATTTAGTTTAAATTATGAACTAAAAAAGAATTGTAAAAGCCCTGTTGACGAAAATACGGTACTCATTCACTACATCGGTCCAACGAAACCTTGGCACGAATGGGCTCAGTATGAAACCACTGCGTTGTTTATAAAAGCAAAGAAGATGTCTCCTTGGTGTGACGATAAATTAATGTTACCGACTAATACAAGTCAGAATCGATACGGTGCAAAACATAGCTTTCACCAAGGACTTTATTTGAAAGGCATTAGATTTTATATAAAATATTTTTTATTGAAGATAAAGGGTTAA
- the waaC gene encoding lipopolysaccharide heptosyltransferase I, with the protein MHAVERTRELFALSLGYTKPESRGDYAISQRFLNHLPADHGQYFVFLHATTRDDKHWPEEHWRELITLVEPTGMKIKLPWGAEHEHQRAQRLAEGFNHVEVLPRLSLEQVAEVLAGAKAVVSVDTGLSHLAAALDRPNITLYGPTDPGLIGGYGENQVACCSPSKDIRELSPNIVLKALTTVLGA; encoded by the coding sequence ATGCATGCGGTCGAGAGAACACGTGAATTATTTGCGCTGAGCTTAGGCTACACAAAACCGGAAAGCCGAGGTGACTACGCTATCTCTCAGCGTTTTCTCAATCATCTCCCCGCTGATCACGGTCAGTATTTCGTGTTCTTACATGCAACAACACGCGACGATAAGCACTGGCCAGAAGAACATTGGCGGGAGCTTATTACTCTGGTTGAACCGACGGGTATGAAAATTAAATTACCTTGGGGAGCAGAGCATGAGCACCAACGTGCACAGCGCTTGGCTGAAGGCTTCAATCATGTAGAGGTGTTACCACGCTTATCGTTAGAACAGGTGGCAGAAGTATTAGCAGGGGCGAAAGCCGTCGTATCTGTTGATACTGGACTCAGTCATCTTGCAGCCGCGCTCGATCGACCAAATATTACGCTCTATGGCCCAACCGATCCGGGGCTGATTGGAGGATATGGAGAAAATCAGGTGGCGTGTTGTTCGCCGAGCAAAGACATTAGAGAGTTAAGCCCCAATATAGTGTTAAAAGCATTGACGACTGTATTAGGGGCTTAA